A window from Pseudonocardia cypriaca encodes these proteins:
- a CDS encoding TIGR04222 domain-containing membrane protein, with protein sequence MALAAATAETWGITGTTFLPAYLLIAATVGAAGICTRRTLAEPGAARPIDDITARLHDVAYLAGGGELAVWSALCAMRLRGTLFAAEGTVRAVGRLDPDADVLEKAIHATAGSAVAHRRLMFHRSVRPALAEIEERLVAAGYLLSDERRRRIRRVGFWMLGVAALGLVRVLADIAEARSVGLLVTVLLIVTVTAVTQIALAPRRSRRGNRALVALRDQHRALAPEREPDWQSHGPTGAALRVGLFGAGALAAFASGRVREIAPQVATAGDAGSDRSRRQRRRDGGSGGGGSGGCAATAG encoded by the coding sequence ATGGCCCTCGCAGCAGCTACCGCTGAGACCTGGGGCATCACCGGCACGACCTTCCTGCCCGCCTACCTCCTGATCGCCGCGACGGTCGGGGCTGCGGGCATCTGCACGCGAAGAACCCTCGCCGAACCCGGCGCCGCCAGACCCATCGACGACATCACCGCCCGCCTGCACGACGTCGCCTACCTGGCGGGCGGCGGCGAGCTGGCCGTCTGGTCCGCGTTGTGCGCGATGCGCCTGCGGGGCACCCTCTTCGCCGCCGAGGGCACCGTGCGGGCGGTCGGGCGCCTCGACCCCGACGCCGACGTGCTCGAGAAGGCCATCCACGCAACCGCCGGCTCGGCCGTCGCACACCGGCGGCTCATGTTCCACCGCTCGGTGCGACCGGCCCTCGCCGAGATCGAGGAGCGGCTCGTCGCGGCCGGGTACCTGCTGTCCGACGAGCGCCGCAGGCGGATCCGGCGGGTCGGGTTCTGGATGCTCGGCGTTGCGGCGCTCGGGCTCGTGCGGGTGCTCGCCGACATCGCCGAAGCACGCTCGGTCGGCCTCCTCGTCACGGTGCTGCTCATCGTCACGGTCACGGCCGTGACGCAGATCGCTCTTGCGCCGCGGCGCAGCCGGCGCGGCAACCGCGCGCTTGTCGCCCTGCGCGACCAGCACCGTGCACTCGCGCCGGAGCGGGAACCGGACTGGCAGTCGCACGGACCGACCGGTGCCGCGCTGCGAGTCGGCCTCTTCGGGGCGGGGGCGCTCGCAGCCTTCGCGTCCGGGCGCGTCCGCGAGATCGCGCCGCAGGTCGCGACCGCGGGTGACGCCGGCTCGGACAGGTCTCGCCGTCAGCGGAGGCGTGACGGCGGCAGTGGCGGTGGCGGCAGCGGGGGGTGTGCCGCCACCGCCGGATGA
- a CDS encoding acetyl/propionyl/methylcrotonyl-CoA carboxylase subunit alpha, whose product MPRLSKVLVANRGEIAVRVVRACRDAGIASVAVYADPDRDAPFVRLADEAFALGGTTAAESYLDFDKVIGAARQAGADGIHPGYGFLSENADFAQAVIDAGITWIGPTPQAIRDLGDKVTARHIAMRAGAPLVPGTSDPVSGPEEVEAFADEHGLPIAIKAAFGGGGRGMKVAREKKDIRELYESAVREAVAAFGRGECFVERYLDKPRHVEAQVLADTHGNVIVVGTRDCSLQRRFQKLVEEAPAPFLSDEQRATIHEAAKAICKEAGYHGAGTVEFLVGQDGLISFLEVNTRLQVEHPVSEETSGLDLVREQFRIAEGEVLNLLEDPEPRGHSIEFRINGEDAGRNFLPAPGTVTALALPSGPGVRVDAGVEAGSVIGGQFDSLLAKLIVTGSDRAQALERSRRALAEFQVEGMATVLPFHRLVVEDPAFAEDFTVHTRWIETEWNNTVEPFTGGEGADADEASRQTVVVEVGGRRLEVSLPGDLTIGGGAPAAAAKAPPRKRGGGKGGSAVSGDAVTAPMQGTIIKVAVTDGDTVSAGDLVVVLEAMKMENPVTAHKAGTITGMSAAQGSSVSQGTVICEIKD is encoded by the coding sequence GTGCCGCGCTTGAGCAAGGTCCTCGTCGCCAACCGCGGGGAGATCGCAGTCCGGGTCGTCCGGGCCTGTCGCGACGCCGGAATCGCGAGCGTCGCCGTCTACGCAGACCCCGACCGCGACGCGCCGTTCGTGCGGCTGGCCGACGAGGCGTTCGCGCTGGGCGGCACCACCGCAGCGGAGTCCTACCTCGACTTCGACAAGGTGATCGGGGCGGCCCGCCAGGCAGGCGCCGACGGGATCCACCCCGGCTACGGCTTCCTCTCCGAGAACGCCGACTTCGCCCAGGCCGTGATCGACGCGGGCATCACCTGGATCGGACCCACCCCGCAGGCCATCCGCGACCTCGGCGACAAGGTCACCGCACGCCACATAGCGATGCGCGCGGGTGCGCCGCTCGTCCCCGGCACCTCCGACCCGGTGTCCGGACCCGAGGAGGTCGAGGCGTTCGCCGACGAGCACGGGCTGCCGATCGCGATCAAGGCCGCGTTCGGGGGCGGCGGGCGCGGCATGAAGGTCGCGCGGGAGAAGAAGGACATCCGCGAGCTGTACGAGTCGGCGGTCCGCGAGGCCGTTGCGGCGTTCGGGCGCGGCGAGTGCTTCGTGGAGCGCTACCTCGACAAGCCGCGCCACGTCGAGGCGCAGGTGCTGGCCGACACCCACGGCAACGTCATCGTCGTCGGCACGCGCGACTGCTCGCTGCAGCGCCGGTTCCAGAAGCTCGTGGAGGAGGCACCCGCGCCGTTCCTCTCGGACGAGCAGCGCGCCACGATCCACGAGGCCGCCAAGGCGATCTGCAAGGAGGCCGGCTACCACGGCGCAGGCACCGTCGAGTTCCTGGTCGGCCAGGACGGGCTCATCTCGTTCCTTGAGGTCAACACGCGCCTGCAGGTCGAGCACCCGGTCTCGGAGGAGACCTCCGGGCTCGACCTGGTGCGCGAGCAGTTCCGCATCGCCGAGGGCGAGGTGCTCAACCTGCTCGAGGACCCCGAGCCGCGCGGCCACTCGATCGAGTTCCGGATCAACGGCGAGGACGCGGGCCGCAACTTCCTGCCGGCCCCCGGCACCGTCACCGCGCTCGCGCTGCCGTCGGGGCCGGGCGTGCGGGTCGACGCAGGCGTCGAGGCGGGCTCGGTCATCGGCGGGCAGTTCGACTCGCTGCTGGCCAAGCTGATCGTCACCGGCTCCGACCGCGCCCAGGCGCTCGAGCGCTCCCGCCGGGCGCTCGCGGAGTTCCAGGTCGAGGGCATGGCCACCGTGCTGCCGTTCCACCGGCTCGTCGTGGAGGACCCGGCGTTCGCCGAAGACTTCACCGTCCACACGCGGTGGATCGAGACCGAGTGGAACAACACCGTCGAGCCGTTCACCGGCGGCGAGGGCGCGGACGCCGACGAGGCCTCCCGCCAGACCGTCGTGGTGGAGGTGGGCGGGCGGCGCCTCGAGGTGTCGCTGCCCGGCGACCTGACCATCGGCGGTGGCGCACCGGCCGCCGCGGCGAAGGCGCCGCCGCGCAAGCGGGGCGGCGGCAAGGGCGGCTCCGCGGTCTCCGGCGACGCGGTCACCGCGCCGATGCAGGGCACGATCATCAAGGTCGCCGTGACCGACGGCGACACCGTCTCGGCCGGCGACCTCGTCGTCGTCCTCGAGGCGATGAAGATGGAGAACCCGGTCACGGCGCACAAGGCCGGCACGATCACCGGCATGTCCGCCGCCCAGGGCAGCTCGGTGTCGCAGGGCACCGTCATCTGCGAGATCAAGGACTGA
- a CDS encoding GNAT family N-acetyltransferase translates to MDDRPAVVASSLDPEIARWRHRPPADPADAEAYIRRRAAEWLRDTRYTWAVCEPTTGEMLGEVELAELDLCHGTADVACWALPAARGRGMITTALSAVLRFAYGGLGLHRVTYAWADGNTASGRVAEKCGFRIEGRQREAWLVDGRRVDVHIAGRLATDC, encoded by the coding sequence GTGGACGACCGGCCGGCGGTGGTCGCCTCCAGCCTCGACCCGGAGATCGCGCGGTGGCGCCACCGGCCACCCGCCGACCCCGCGGACGCCGAGGCCTACATCCGGCGGCGGGCCGCGGAGTGGCTGCGCGACACCCGCTACACGTGGGCCGTCTGCGAGCCGACCACCGGCGAGATGCTCGGCGAGGTGGAGCTCGCCGAGCTCGACCTCTGCCACGGCACCGCGGACGTCGCCTGCTGGGCGCTCCCCGCAGCGCGGGGCCGTGGGATGATCACGACCGCCCTGTCCGCCGTGCTCCGGTTCGCCTACGGCGGGCTCGGCCTGCACCGGGTGACCTACGCATGGGCCGACGGCAACACCGCCTCCGGCCGCGTGGCCGAGAAGTGCGGGTTCCGGATCGAGGGCCGCCAGCGCGAGGCCTGGCTGGTGGACGGGCGCCGGGTGGACGTCCACATCGCGGGCCGACTGGCGACGGACTGTTGA
- a CDS encoding ESX secretion-associated protein EspG: protein MTETVSAVLDTRRHVLSTAEFDVLWEWLGLAATPVVLQLASPGRTHTERTAIQTAAWRALRERELAGPDGPDPELARLMHLLARPEEQLELRAWWDREVRALAAGRHGAGALALREADSVVVTACGSLPSAILGAFPPADRGPGRACTVPSSALASAPTAGLREALIAAGAPSAEAALLATMAAGTRQRAQVVALGADRWGVLRRAGGVLGVLDGPRGRYLLTRSTGEDGVEWATVAPADDRQLRHRIADLLATAVGAARR, encoded by the coding sequence GTGACCGAAACCGTCTCCGCTGTCCTCGACACCCGCCGGCACGTCCTCAGCACCGCGGAGTTCGACGTGCTGTGGGAGTGGCTCGGGCTGGCGGCCACCCCCGTCGTCCTGCAGCTCGCATCGCCCGGTCGCACCCACACCGAGCGCACCGCGATCCAGACGGCCGCGTGGCGGGCCCTGCGCGAGCGCGAGCTCGCCGGCCCGGACGGGCCCGACCCGGAGCTGGCGCGGCTCATGCACCTGCTCGCCCGGCCGGAGGAGCAGCTGGAGCTGCGGGCGTGGTGGGACCGGGAGGTGCGGGCGCTCGCAGCAGGCCGGCACGGCGCGGGCGCGCTCGCCCTGCGCGAGGCCGACAGCGTGGTCGTCACGGCGTGCGGCTCGCTCCCGTCGGCGATCCTCGGGGCGTTCCCACCGGCAGACCGCGGACCCGGCCGAGCGTGCACCGTGCCCAGCTCGGCACTCGCATCCGCCCCGACAGCCGGGCTGCGGGAGGCGCTGATCGCCGCCGGTGCGCCTTCCGCGGAGGCGGCGCTGCTCGCCACGATGGCAGCGGGCACCCGGCAGCGGGCCCAGGTCGTCGCGCTCGGCGCCGACCGGTGGGGCGTGCTGAGGCGCGCAGGCGGCGTGCTCGGCGTGCTGGACGGGCCGCGGGGCCGTTACCTGCTCACCCGGAGCACCGGCGAGGACGGGGTGGAGTGGGCGACCGTCGCCCCGGCCGACGACCGCCAGCTCCGGCACCGCATCGCCGACCTGCTCGCCACCGCGGTCGGTGCCGCCCGCCGCTGA
- a CDS encoding DUF559 domain-containing protein yields the protein MANAVATKEVTPVWRGVLVESTRLLNPWTRASAALLTAGPRAVVSGITAAQLHGCRAVESPVTHILVPYGCETRSREGLVVHRGRAFTDDAVELDGVRTLPLDRVIADMLCTLPARDALALADEALGLAGDSADTFRKQVAHRIERRHDPRGTVRAAGLLELTSEGVDSPAESWMRLMIVEQGLPLPEVNWPIRDLDGRLLYRLDLAWPQLRIMIEYDGYAAHAGREEEDRARRADLEARGWIVVVVRKDDLRPFTRVINALRAAFACRGYTW from the coding sequence GTGGCGAACGCCGTCGCCACCAAGGAGGTAACGCCCGTCTGGCGCGGCGTTCTCGTCGAGAGCACACGATTGCTGAACCCGTGGACACGCGCCAGCGCGGCCCTGCTGACAGCAGGCCCGCGCGCCGTCGTCTCCGGGATCACCGCCGCGCAACTGCACGGGTGTCGCGCCGTCGAGTCGCCCGTGACGCACATCCTCGTGCCATACGGCTGCGAGACCCGAAGTCGCGAAGGACTCGTCGTCCACCGTGGCAGGGCCTTCACCGACGACGCCGTCGAGCTCGACGGGGTTCGTACCCTCCCACTCGACCGGGTGATCGCCGACATGCTGTGCACGCTGCCGGCCCGTGACGCGCTGGCTCTGGCGGACGAGGCACTGGGGCTCGCAGGTGATTCCGCGGACACGTTCCGCAAACAGGTCGCGCACCGGATCGAACGACGGCACGACCCCCGGGGCACCGTACGCGCCGCGGGTCTGCTCGAACTCACATCAGAGGGTGTCGACTCGCCGGCCGAGAGCTGGATGCGCCTGATGATCGTGGAGCAGGGCTTGCCGCTGCCCGAGGTCAACTGGCCGATCCGGGATCTCGACGGCCGGCTGCTCTACCGCCTCGATCTGGCCTGGCCGCAGCTGCGCATCATGATCGAGTACGACGGGTACGCGGCGCACGCCGGGCGAGAGGAGGAAGACCGTGCCCGGCGGGCCGACCTGGAAGCACGAGGGTGGATCGTCGTGGTCGTCCGCAAGGACGACCTTCGCCCCTTCACGCGCGTGATCAATGCTCTGCGCGCCGCCTTCGCATGCCGCGGCTACACCTGGTGA
- a CDS encoding gamma-glutamylcyclotransferase, giving the protein MPLYAAYGSNMDPAQMKERAPHSPMAGTGWLMGWRLTFGGEDFGWEGALSTVVEDPDSQVFVVLYDVSDLDTAQLDRWEGGELGLHKKLRLRVHTLDGDVLAWVYVLDAYEGGLPSARYLGVIADAAEQAGAPDDYVAALRSRPSRKSL; this is encoded by the coding sequence GTGCCGCTGTACGCCGCCTACGGGTCGAACATGGATCCCGCCCAGATGAAGGAGCGTGCCCCGCACTCGCCGATGGCGGGTACCGGGTGGCTCATGGGGTGGCGGTTGACGTTCGGCGGTGAGGACTTCGGCTGGGAGGGCGCCCTCTCCACCGTGGTCGAGGACCCGGACTCGCAGGTCTTCGTCGTGCTCTACGACGTCTCCGACCTCGACACCGCCCAGCTCGACCGCTGGGAGGGCGGTGAGCTCGGCCTGCACAAGAAGCTGCGGCTACGCGTGCACACCCTCGACGGCGACGTCCTCGCCTGGGTGTACGTGCTGGACGCCTACGAGGGCGGCCTCCCCAGCGCGCGCTACCTGGGTGTCATCGCCGACGCCGCCGAGCAGGCAGGCGCCCCCGACGACTACGTCGCCGCCCTCCGCAGCCGCCCCAGCCGCAAGTCCCTCTGA
- a CDS encoding NAD(P)H-quinone dehydrogenase: MTRIVIMGGGPAGYEAALVAAQHGSDVTVVERDGMGGACVLDDCVPSKTFISSAGVRVDMHRAPDLGVTTDPKAIGVDLPTVHARVKGLALAQSADVRARVEREGVRIIKGTAAFTDEPSPHAPHLVEARTLDGGQEELPADVVLIATGATPRVLPDAVPDGERILTWRQLYDLQELPEHLIVIGSGVTGAEFVSAYVELGAHVTLVSSRDRVLPGEDADAAAVLQDVFAERGVEILSQARADSVKRDGDGVVVTLADGRTVTGSHALMTVGSVPNTADLGLEKIGVETGRGGFIPVDRVSRTSVPGVYAAGDCTGLLMLASVAAMQGRIAMWHALGEGVAPIKLKTVAAAVFTRPEIATVGISQRAIDAGEVPARTIMLPLSTNPRAKMQGLRRGFVKLFCRPATGVVVGGVVVAPVASELILPIALAVQNRLTVADLAHTFSVYPSLSGSITEAGRQLMRHGDLD; encoded by the coding sequence GTGACGCGGATCGTGATCATGGGTGGCGGACCGGCGGGCTACGAGGCCGCTCTGGTGGCGGCCCAGCACGGCAGCGACGTCACGGTGGTGGAGCGCGACGGCATGGGTGGCGCCTGCGTGCTGGACGACTGCGTGCCGTCGAAGACCTTCATCTCGTCGGCGGGCGTGCGCGTCGACATGCACCGGGCGCCGGATCTCGGCGTCACCACGGATCCCAAGGCGATCGGCGTCGACCTGCCCACCGTTCACGCACGGGTGAAGGGGCTCGCGCTCGCCCAGTCGGCGGACGTGCGGGCCCGCGTCGAGCGGGAGGGGGTGCGGATCATCAAGGGCACGGCCGCCTTCACCGACGAGCCGTCACCCCACGCCCCGCACCTCGTCGAGGCCCGAACGCTGGACGGTGGCCAGGAGGAGCTCCCCGCCGACGTCGTGCTCATCGCCACCGGAGCCACTCCCCGCGTCCTGCCCGACGCCGTGCCCGACGGCGAGCGGATCCTCACCTGGCGCCAGCTCTACGACCTCCAGGAGCTGCCCGAACACCTGATCGTGATCGGCTCGGGCGTCACGGGTGCGGAGTTCGTGTCGGCGTACGTCGAGCTCGGCGCGCACGTCACGTTGGTGTCGAGCCGCGACCGGGTGCTGCCGGGCGAGGACGCCGACGCCGCGGCGGTGTTGCAGGACGTCTTCGCCGAGCGGGGCGTCGAGATCCTCTCGCAGGCGCGGGCCGACTCGGTGAAGCGCGACGGCGACGGGGTCGTCGTCACGCTCGCCGACGGTCGTACGGTCACCGGTTCGCACGCCCTCATGACGGTCGGATCGGTGCCGAACACGGCCGACCTCGGGCTGGAGAAGATCGGCGTCGAGACGGGTCGCGGCGGCTTCATCCCGGTGGACCGGGTGTCGCGCACCTCGGTGCCCGGTGTTTACGCGGCCGGCGACTGCACCGGGCTGCTCATGCTCGCCTCGGTCGCCGCCATGCAGGGCCGGATCGCGATGTGGCACGCCCTCGGCGAGGGCGTCGCGCCGATCAAGCTCAAGACCGTGGCGGCCGCCGTGTTCACCCGGCCCGAGATCGCGACGGTGGGGATCAGCCAGCGTGCGATCGACGCGGGCGAGGTGCCTGCCCGCACGATCATGCTGCCGCTGTCCACGAACCCGCGCGCGAAGATGCAGGGGCTGCGTCGCGGGTTCGTGAAGCTGTTCTGCCGTCCGGCCACCGGGGTCGTGGTGGGCGGCGTGGTGGTCGCGCCCGTGGCGAGCGAGCTGATCCTGCCGATCGCGCTCGCGGTGCAGAACAGGCTGACGGTGGCCGACCTCGCCCACACGTTCTCGGTCTACCCGTCGCTGTCGGGCTCCATCACGGAGGCCGGGCGGCAGTTGATGCGCCACGGCGACCTGGACTGA
- a CDS encoding amidohydrolase — translation MTLLEAHTDLAVADLAVPDLGAGSGPAWLDAWLDAHRADVVGWRRSFHAVPELGRSEHRTTQVIAQRLMAAGLEPRTLPGGTGLVCDVGFGDRCVALRADLDALPLQENTGLPFASTVDGVMHACGHDAHAAMLLGAGLALASAPALPGRVRLIFQPAEEVQPGGAIDMVADGAMEGVERIFALHCDPRLEVGRLGTRVGPITSACDVLEVRLTSPGGHTSRPHLTADLVEAIGLLITQVPLLLTRQVDPRSGTVLVWGAVQAGEAANAIPQHGVLRGTLRTADHATWGELEDVIQRLVESVLAPTGVTYELDHIRGVPPVVNEAVSSGMLTGAAITVGGPEAAAETLQSSGGEDFAWYLEHVPGAMARLGVWSGHGPMRDIHQPTFDLDERALPFGVRVLTNAALTALTT, via the coding sequence GTGACCCTCCTGGAGGCGCACACCGACCTTGCCGTCGCCGACCTCGCCGTTCCCGACCTCGGCGCGGGTAGTGGCCCTGCCTGGCTGGACGCCTGGCTCGACGCCCACCGCGCCGACGTCGTGGGCTGGCGCCGATCGTTCCACGCCGTACCCGAGCTCGGCCGCTCCGAGCACCGCACCACGCAGGTGATCGCCCAGCGGCTGATGGCGGCAGGCCTCGAGCCCCGCACCCTCCCCGGCGGAACCGGTCTCGTCTGCGACGTGGGGTTCGGCGACCGGTGCGTTGCCCTGCGCGCCGACCTCGACGCGCTCCCCCTCCAGGAGAACACCGGCCTCCCGTTCGCCTCCACGGTCGACGGCGTCATGCACGCCTGCGGCCACGACGCCCACGCCGCCATGCTGCTCGGCGCCGGCCTCGCGCTGGCGTCGGCGCCCGCGCTCCCCGGCCGCGTCCGGCTGATCTTCCAGCCGGCCGAGGAGGTGCAGCCGGGCGGCGCCATCGACATGGTCGCCGACGGCGCCATGGAGGGCGTCGAGCGGATCTTCGCGCTGCACTGCGACCCACGCCTGGAGGTCGGTCGGCTCGGCACCCGGGTCGGTCCGATCACCTCCGCGTGCGACGTCCTCGAGGTCCGGCTCACCTCCCCGGGTGGCCACACCTCGCGCCCGCACCTCACCGCCGACCTCGTCGAGGCGATCGGCCTGCTCATCACGCAGGTCCCGCTCCTGCTCACCCGGCAGGTCGACCCCCGCTCCGGCACCGTCCTCGTCTGGGGCGCGGTGCAGGCAGGCGAGGCGGCCAACGCGATCCCGCAGCACGGCGTGCTGCGCGGCACGCTGCGCACCGCCGACCACGCCACCTGGGGCGAGCTGGAGGACGTGATCCAGCGGCTCGTGGAGTCCGTGCTCGCCCCCACGGGGGTCACCTACGAGCTCGACCACATCCGCGGCGTGCCACCGGTCGTCAACGAGGCGGTCAGCTCCGGCATGCTCACCGGGGCTGCCATCACCGTCGGTGGCCCGGAGGCCGCTGCCGAGACCCTGCAGTCCAGCGGCGGCGAGGACTTCGCCTGGTACCTCGAGCACGTCCCGGGGGCGATGGCGCGCCTCGGCGTCTGGTCCGGCCACGGCCCGATGCGCGACATCCACCAGCCCACGTTCGACCTGGACGAGCGCGCCCTCCCCTTCGGCGTCCGCGTCCTGACCAACGCCGCCCTCACCGCCCTGACCACCTGA
- a CDS encoding serine/threonine-protein kinase: MGQDGSDSEQVRRIGGRYTLSGLLGAGAMGTVWSGFDEVLQRRVAVKELKVPPGVPSHEAAEARERIMREARALGGLSHPNIITVFDVVDVEGEPMVVMELVPSRNLATMISEQGTLTMSQVAVVGFATAGGLRAAHRSGITHRDVKPGNVLIADDGRVKLTDFGIARNVADAPMTSAGLVLGSPAYIAPEVAMGKAVTPAADLWGLGATLFAAVEGRPPYDVGGDPVATITEVVDGDVPRPRGSGPVADVITALMRKEPEARMPLEEVRQRLRPLIEDPDDPVYPGSPDAPTIGAGLHVPAPAPRSEISGPRPAPLPPSPTATRAPVGAAPLAPSPGPLPGGSRSPSGSGRALARPGSGAAVTGVAAIGYVLAGAAVVLVGILFGWSVTRLLGGQSPATTVNVTSVSTQLSQHTDQLGFTIPVPSNWTAYPHEPVDGEPSVSFVSPDGSEELTVQRAGSAESARSVPGTVLDGPTETSDGAVQLQYTDEERTSWRHVQPAGKGAWTVTLTVPQSVAGEASAELFDLLVDGFAPTTA; this comes from the coding sequence GTGGGACAGGATGGCTCGGACTCCGAGCAGGTGCGGCGGATCGGTGGCCGCTACACGCTGTCCGGGCTGCTCGGCGCGGGTGCCATGGGCACGGTGTGGTCGGGCTTCGACGAGGTGCTGCAGCGCCGGGTCGCGGTCAAGGAGCTGAAGGTCCCTCCCGGTGTCCCGTCGCACGAGGCGGCCGAGGCGCGGGAACGGATCATGCGCGAGGCGCGTGCGCTCGGCGGCCTCTCCCACCCCAACATCATCACGGTCTTCGACGTGGTCGACGTCGAGGGCGAGCCCATGGTCGTGATGGAGCTCGTGCCGTCGCGCAACCTGGCGACGATGATCAGCGAGCAGGGCACGCTCACGATGTCGCAGGTCGCGGTCGTCGGCTTCGCGACGGCCGGTGGGTTGCGCGCTGCGCACCGCAGCGGGATCACCCACCGGGACGTCAAGCCCGGCAACGTCCTCATCGCCGACGACGGCCGCGTCAAGCTCACCGACTTCGGCATCGCCCGCAACGTGGCCGATGCGCCGATGACGAGCGCGGGCCTCGTGCTGGGCTCGCCTGCATACATCGCGCCCGAGGTGGCGATGGGCAAGGCCGTCACGCCTGCTGCGGACCTGTGGGGCCTGGGCGCCACGCTGTTCGCGGCCGTCGAGGGCCGCCCGCCGTACGACGTCGGCGGCGACCCGGTCGCCACGATCACCGAGGTCGTCGACGGCGACGTGCCGCGTCCCCGCGGGTCCGGGCCGGTCGCCGACGTGATCACCGCGCTGATGCGCAAGGAGCCGGAAGCGCGGATGCCCCTCGAGGAGGTGCGCCAGCGCCTGCGGCCGCTCATCGAGGACCCGGACGACCCGGTCTACCCCGGCTCGCCGGACGCCCCGACGATCGGGGCGGGCCTCCACGTCCCGGCCCCGGCCCCGCGCAGCGAGATCTCCGGTCCGCGGCCTGCACCCCTGCCGCCGAGTCCGACGGCGACGCGCGCCCCGGTCGGCGCTGCACCGCTCGCGCCGTCGCCCGGCCCGTTGCCGGGCGGGTCGCGGTCCCCGTCGGGCTCCGGCCGCGCTCTGGCCCGGCCCGGGTCCGGTGCCGCGGTGACCGGCGTCGCCGCGATCGGGTACGTCCTGGCCGGCGCCGCCGTCGTGCTGGTGGGGATCCTGTTCGGCTGGAGCGTCACCCGCCTGCTGGGCGGCCAGTCCCCCGCCACCACGGTGAACGTGACGTCCGTGAGCACCCAGCTGTCGCAGCACACCGACCAGCTCGGGTTCACGATCCCCGTGCCGTCGAACTGGACCGCCTACCCGCACGAGCCGGTCGACGGCGAGCCCTCGGTCAGCTTCGTCAGCCCGGACGGCAGCGAGGAGCTCACGGTGCAGCGGGCGGGCTCGGCCGAGTCGGCCCGGTCGGTGCCCGGCACGGTGCTGGACGGGCCGACGGAGACGTCCGACGGAGCCGTCCAGCTGCAGTACACCGACGAAGAGCGCACCTCGTGGCGGCACGTCCAGCCGGCGGGCAAGGGCGCGTGGACGGTCACCCTCACCGTTCCGCAGAGCGTGGCGGGAGAGGCGTCCGCGGAGCTCTTCGACCTGCTCGTGGACGGGTTCGCACCGACCACCGCCTAG
- a CDS encoding purine-nucleoside phosphorylase, with protein sequence MSADDPAAAAAAIAKATGVDSHDVAVVLGSGWRPAADVIGEPDDELAMADLPGFRPPGVAGHSGTVRSVTVAERRALVLLGRTHLYEGHGVEPVVHGVRTAAAAGCRTVVLTNAAGGIREGMRVGEPVLISDHLNLTSLSPLVGPRFTDLTDLYSPRLRAIAREIDPELSEGVYVGLPGPHFETPAEIRMFRLLGADLVGMSTVLEAIAARAEGVEVFGLSLVTNLAAGITGEPLDHHEVLAAGAAAAGRMGALLRDLIERA encoded by the coding sequence ATGAGCGCCGACGACCCCGCCGCTGCAGCAGCGGCCATCGCGAAGGCCACCGGTGTGGACAGCCACGACGTCGCCGTGGTGCTGGGCTCCGGCTGGCGCCCCGCCGCCGACGTGATCGGCGAGCCGGACGACGAGCTGGCGATGGCCGACCTGCCCGGCTTCCGGCCGCCGGGCGTGGCAGGCCACTCCGGCACCGTGCGGTCCGTCACCGTCGCTGAGCGCCGCGCGCTGGTGCTGCTGGGCCGTACGCACCTCTACGAGGGCCACGGCGTCGAGCCGGTGGTGCACGGCGTGCGCACCGCCGCGGCGGCCGGGTGCCGCACGGTGGTGCTGACCAACGCGGCGGGTGGGATCCGCGAAGGCATGCGCGTCGGTGAGCCCGTGCTGATCTCCGACCACCTCAACCTGACGAGCCTGTCGCCGCTCGTCGGTCCGCGGTTCACCGACCTGACCGACCTGTACTCGCCGCGGCTGCGGGCCATCGCCCGCGAGATCGACCCGGAGCTGTCCGAGGGCGTCTACGTGGGCCTGCCCGGGCCGCACTTCGAGACGCCCGCGGAGATCCGCATGTTCCGCCTGCTGGGTGCCGACCTGGTGGGCATGTCGACGGTGCTGGAGGCGATCGCCGCGCGCGCCGAGGGCGTGGAGGTGTTCGGGCTGTCGCTCGTCACGAACCTCGCCGCCGGCATCACCGGCGAGCCGCTCGACCACCACGAGGTGCTGGCCGCGGGGGCCGCCGCGGCCGGGCGGATGGGCGCGTTGCTGCGCGACCTGATCGAGCGCGCATGA